The following proteins are co-located in the Paenibacillus sp. JNUCC32 genome:
- a CDS encoding DUF1934 domain-containing protein — translation MKDRKQVNIRLQSLHEGENTIQELPAEAFIKGKVLYVRYTEPALGPHQGETRAMLKLTEDELKLIRHGEVESEQAFKLGLQLPGYYRSPFTSFNLSTHTQRLELALEGVTGRAAWAYDLYVFDEFSGHFSISLTIQEAHES, via the coding sequence ATGAAAGACCGAAAACAAGTGAACATCCGTCTTCAGAGCCTTCACGAAGGAGAGAATACGATACAGGAGCTTCCCGCAGAGGCGTTTATCAAGGGGAAGGTGCTGTATGTGCGCTATACGGAGCCGGCGCTTGGACCGCATCAAGGGGAAACCCGGGCCATGCTCAAACTGACGGAGGACGAGCTGAAGCTGATCCGTCATGGCGAGGTGGAGTCCGAGCAGGCGTTTAAGCTGGGACTGCAATTGCCTGGATATTATCGCTCCCCGTTCACTTCATTTAATCTGTCTACGCACACCCAGCGTCTGGAGCTAGCGCTAGAGGGCGTGACCGGACGAGCGGCTTGGGCGTATGATTTATATGTGTTTGACGAGTTTTCGGGACACTTTTCGATCAGTTTGACTATTCAGGAGGCACATGAATCATGA
- a CDS encoding S8 family peptidase — protein sequence MDYTRIMQSLLAETNPMRNVREMNRRLLTFHDPQLYQKCIREWNRLAGKRRFPSSVSRSPLTRTIIAPAPQTAKFEAEFRNELMVEEDEQVHIHAIQGTIGTLTGIPWGIKQIKAPQAWSTSTGHRVKIAVIDTGVDFGHPDLKYSLTRGVNLVHRNIPPYDDNGHGTHISGTIAAANSTQGMIGVAPRSVVYPVKAFDHNGSAFVSDIILAIDWCVRAEIDIINMSFGMQTRSRTLLDIVSKANQAGVLIVASSGNDGKRRTADYPARYPQTISVGATDRSRRIPGFSNRGQFVDIYAPGDKIVSAWLQGKYHEMSGTSMATSHVSGAIALLLAQKPDLKKTATIKALLRRTSSPLKLKKGYSASDGEVNALKFLREGMKL from the coding sequence ATGGATTACACCCGGATCATGCAATCACTACTTGCAGAGACGAACCCTATGCGGAACGTCCGGGAAATGAACCGGCGGCTCCTCACGTTTCATGACCCTCAGCTGTACCAGAAATGCATCCGCGAATGGAACCGGCTCGCAGGGAAAAGGCGTTTCCCGAGTTCGGTCAGCCGCTCGCCGCTTACTCGTACCATCATCGCTCCAGCTCCCCAAACCGCGAAGTTTGAAGCGGAGTTTCGGAACGAACTGATGGTTGAAGAGGATGAACAGGTTCATATCCACGCCATACAGGGGACAATAGGAACGCTAACCGGGATCCCATGGGGTATCAAGCAAATCAAAGCCCCTCAAGCCTGGTCTACCTCGACAGGACACCGCGTGAAGATTGCCGTTATCGACACAGGGGTGGATTTCGGTCACCCGGATCTGAAGTATTCGCTGACCCGAGGGGTCAACCTCGTCCATCGCAACATCCCGCCTTATGACGACAATGGGCATGGAACGCATATCTCGGGCACCATCGCTGCAGCAAACAGCACCCAAGGTATGATCGGCGTTGCTCCCAGATCTGTCGTGTATCCGGTCAAAGCCTTTGATCACAACGGCTCCGCCTTCGTGTCGGATATCATTCTGGCCATCGACTGGTGCGTGCGGGCCGAGATCGATATCATCAATATGAGTTTCGGCATGCAGACCCGAAGCCGCACGCTGCTGGATATCGTAAGCAAGGCCAACCAAGCAGGCGTCCTCATTGTGGCCTCTTCCGGCAATGACGGCAAACGCCGTACCGCGGACTATCCTGCCCGTTATCCCCAAACGATATCCGTCGGAGCTACCGACCGCAGCCGGAGAATCCCCGGCTTCAGCAACCGCGGGCAATTTGTCGATATTTATGCGCCCGGAGATAAAATCGTGTCAGCCTGGCTGCAGGGAAAATACCACGAAATGAGCGGCACTTCCATGGCCACTTCACACGTCAGCGGAGCAATCGCCCTGCTGCTTGCCCAGAAGCCTGACTTGAAAAAAACAGCTACGATCAAGGCCCTGCTGCGGCGCACCTCCTCCCCCCTTAAGCTCAAAAAAGGATACAGCGCCTCCGATGGAGAGGTAAATGCCTTGAAATTTTTGCGCGAGGGCATGAAATTATAA
- a CDS encoding radical SAM protein, translated as MYLVYADEQGNVYDHSELFGLARSGDMIVEILEDELIPLPEGATLVGLPSTRAIGMDPETGDMMPLEDGYTAVGALLPQGYTRLCLPGYVKSDKEYKLPLFGYSAVVWKDGAFYTTARLSDDPEKWNPVNCDLDDLELGVKTLKEKYPENRLYEHLSNCALGYECLTASNTFLNRWEGAVPVSYSCNAGCFGCISEQPDDSGFVSPQTRMNFRPRVDELVQVMLEHLKTPESIISFGQGCEGEPSTQAKIIIEAMREVRAQTDMGYININTNAGLTDFIRGIVDAGLDLMRVSTISALDAHYNAYYKPRGYTLANVEKSLRYATDQGVYTSINYLIFPGVTDREEELEAMIEFARRTGLKLIQLRNLNIDPESYLGLIPPAQGEILGMKQAIEIMQEELPDVVIGSYTHVPPAGQARPKKRPSII; from the coding sequence ATGTATTTGGTTTATGCAGATGAACAAGGGAATGTATACGATCATTCCGAGCTGTTCGGGCTGGCCCGCAGCGGAGATATGATCGTCGAGATATTGGAAGATGAATTGATACCTTTGCCGGAGGGAGCTACGCTGGTCGGACTGCCGAGTACCCGAGCGATCGGAATGGATCCGGAGACCGGTGACATGATGCCGCTTGAGGACGGGTATACGGCTGTCGGAGCGCTTCTGCCGCAAGGCTACACCCGGCTCTGCCTGCCGGGGTACGTGAAGTCGGACAAGGAGTATAAGCTGCCGCTGTTTGGTTACTCGGCGGTCGTATGGAAGGATGGCGCTTTCTATACGACGGCGCGTTTGTCCGACGATCCCGAGAAATGGAATCCTGTGAATTGTGATCTGGACGACCTTGAGCTTGGGGTTAAGACGCTGAAGGAGAAGTATCCGGAAAACCGGCTCTACGAACATCTGTCTAACTGTGCGCTGGGATACGAATGCCTGACGGCGTCCAACACCTTCCTGAATCGCTGGGAAGGCGCGGTTCCCGTGTCTTACTCCTGCAATGCGGGCTGCTTCGGTTGCATTTCGGAACAGCCGGATGACAGCGGCTTTGTCTCCCCGCAGACGCGCATGAACTTCCGTCCGAGAGTGGATGAGCTGGTGCAGGTCATGCTGGAGCATCTGAAGACCCCGGAGTCGATCATCAGCTTTGGCCAAGGCTGTGAGGGCGAACCCTCCACCCAGGCGAAGATCATTATAGAGGCCATGCGAGAAGTCCGGGCACAGACCGATATGGGTTACATCAATATTAACACCAATGCGGGACTGACCGATTTTATCCGCGGTATCGTGGATGCGGGTCTTGATCTGATGAGAGTCAGCACGATCAGTGCATTGGATGCCCATTATAACGCATACTACAAGCCAAGAGGCTACACGCTCGCTAATGTGGAGAAATCTCTTCGTTACGCAACGGATCAGGGCGTATATACATCCATTAACTATCTGATCTTTCCGGGCGTGACCGACCGCGAGGAAGAGCTGGAAGCCATGATCGAGTTTGCCCGGCGAACGGGACTCAAATTGATTCAGCTTCGCAATCTGAATATTGACCCTGAGAGCTATCTTGGCCTCATTCCGCCTGCGCAAGGCGAGATTCTCGGAATGAAGCAGGCGATCGAGATCATGCAGGAGGAGCTGCCGGATGTGGTGATCGGCTCCTATACGCATGTGCCCCCTGCTGGACAGGCGAGACCGAAAAAGCGGCCTTCGATTATTTAA
- the rpoE gene encoding DNA-directed RNA polymerase subunit delta, whose translation MSNPLNLKIDPEKIQEIPMVDLAFMVLKAANTPYYYRDLMNEVAKLRGFTEQEINETIAQLYTEINIDGRFACVGTNLWGLKRWYPLEKSEDPIANAKRPRIINDEDDDDDDFTDEEDTYSGDDAEEDFDSIDDEDDDHDDLFPDDDDADDDVDEDVVLDDDELDDEDADSEEEDLEEEEFEEDDRD comes from the coding sequence GTGAGTAATCCGCTCAATTTAAAGATCGATCCGGAGAAGATTCAGGAAATCCCGATGGTTGACCTGGCTTTTATGGTTCTGAAGGCGGCGAATACGCCGTATTATTACCGTGACCTGATGAATGAGGTGGCCAAGCTTCGCGGCTTTACGGAACAGGAAATTAACGAAACGATTGCCCAGTTATATACCGAGATCAATATAGACGGACGTTTCGCATGTGTAGGTACGAATCTGTGGGGACTAAAGCGCTGGTATCCGCTGGAGAAGTCCGAAGATCCGATTGCGAACGCCAAACGTCCGCGGATCATCAATGATGAAGACGACGATGACGATGACTTCACGGATGAAGAGGATACCTATAGCGGTGACGATGCCGAAGAGGATTTCGACAGCATCGACGATGAAGACGATGATCACGACGATCTCTTCCCGGATGATGACGATGCTGACGATGATGTAGATGAGGACGTTGTTCTGGATGATGACGAATTGGATGACGAAGATGCGGATTCCGAGGAAGAAGATCTGGAAGAGGAAGAATTCGAGGAAGACGACAGAGATTAA
- a CDS encoding UDP-N-acetylglucosamine 1-carboxyvinyltransferase, which produces MEKLMISGGRPLRGAVTISGAKNSAIALIPAAILAESEVVLDNLPLLSDVAVYAEILEELGGQVSWEGNQMRIDPSDIKSIPMPNGPVKKLRASYYMMGAMLGRFKEAVIGLPGGCNFEPRPIDQHIKGFEALGATVTNEHGSIHLHAKELRGAKIYLDVSSVGATINIMLAAAKAKGSTIIENAAKEPEIIDVATLLNSMGAVIKGAGTETIRIEGVTEMHGCRHSIIPDRIQAGTYMIAAAATRGDVLIDNVIPKHLEALTAKLIEMGVGIEELDESIRVIGKARYQHVDVKALIYPGFATDLQSPMTSLLTQAEGVSVLSDFVYSNRFKHVPELVRMGAKIRVEGRSAIIEGGPLNAAKVKATDLRAGAALVIAGLTVPEGITEVSGVEFIDRGYDHLVSNLRELGADVWRETEEE; this is translated from the coding sequence ATGGAAAAATTGATGATCAGCGGTGGACGCCCACTGCGAGGTGCTGTAACAATTAGCGGTGCCAAGAACAGTGCTATTGCGTTAATTCCCGCCGCAATCCTGGCGGAATCGGAAGTCGTACTTGATAATTTGCCGCTTCTCAGCGATGTGGCTGTTTATGCTGAGATCCTTGAGGAATTAGGCGGGCAAGTTTCATGGGAAGGCAATCAGATGAGAATTGACCCTTCTGATATCAAATCCATTCCGATGCCTAACGGACCCGTCAAGAAACTGCGCGCGTCCTACTATATGATGGGCGCCATGCTTGGAAGATTTAAAGAAGCCGTGATCGGCCTGCCGGGCGGCTGTAATTTTGAACCTCGTCCCATCGACCAGCACATCAAGGGCTTTGAAGCGCTTGGCGCGACCGTGACCAACGAACACGGCTCGATTCACCTGCATGCCAAAGAGCTGCGGGGCGCGAAGATCTACCTCGATGTAAGCAGCGTAGGTGCAACGATTAACATTATGCTGGCGGCTGCCAAGGCCAAAGGCTCCACAATTATCGAAAACGCGGCGAAAGAGCCTGAAATTATAGATGTTGCAACACTTTTGAATTCCATGGGAGCTGTCATTAAGGGCGCCGGAACGGAAACCATCCGGATCGAGGGCGTGACCGAGATGCATGGCTGCCGACATTCCATTATTCCAGACCGGATTCAGGCCGGTACATATATGATTGCTGCCGCAGCTACGCGCGGCGATGTTCTGATTGACAACGTCATCCCGAAACATCTTGAGGCCCTCACGGCCAAGCTGATCGAGATGGGTGTGGGCATCGAAGAGCTGGACGAAAGCATCCGCGTGATCGGTAAAGCCCGGTATCAGCATGTGGATGTGAAGGCGCTTATATATCCTGGATTTGCAACGGATTTGCAGTCACCGATGACCAGCCTCCTTACGCAAGCGGAAGGCGTCAGCGTCCTTAGTGATTTTGTATATAGCAACCGATTTAAACATGTTCCGGAGCTCGTTCGCATGGGGGCCAAAATTCGCGTGGAGGGACGCTCTGCCATCATCGAAGGCGGCCCGCTGAACGCAGCCAAGGTCAAAGCGACCGATCTGCGGGCGGGTGCGGCCCTTGTCATTGCGGGACTGACGGTGCCTGAAGGGATAACGGAGGTAAGCGGCGTGGAATTCATCGACCGCGGCTACGACCATCTCGTTTCCAATCTGCGAGAGCTGGGTGCCGACGTGTGGCGTGAGACCGAAGAAGAGTGA
- the argS gene encoding arginine--tRNA ligase: MTMNPLDHINGLVAEAVGDAAVAAGLVSREELPAITLEVPKDKSHGDLATNVAMQLTRIAKKNPRQIAEAILEHLDTAKASIEKAEIAGPGFINFTLDKGYLYPIVALVQEQGDNYGRIATGEGQKVQMEFVSANPTGSLHLGHARGAAVGDALCNVLDFAGYEVTREYYINDAGNQVVNLVKSLEARYLQELGQDAEMPEDGYHGEDIKGFAKELVAEKGDSLLSMDPGERTAFLRQFGLEKELGKIKRDLNRFRVHFDEWFSETSLYEDGLVEKSLEELKAKGEAYEKDGATWLRTTDYGDDKDRVLVKNDGTYTYLTPDIAYHRNKYERGYDKILNIWGADHHGYVPRMKAAMEALGNDPDKLIVLIAQMVSLFQDGEKVKMSKRTGKAVTMEDLMDEVGVDAIRYFFTMRSMDSHLDFDMDLAVSTSNENPVFYVQYAHARICSVFRQAEEQGVSLLPLADVNLSVLTAEHEYDILRKMGELPQEVSLAAENYAPHRLIRYVYELASLFHSYYRAERVITEDANQTQARLALLAAVRTVIANVLRLMGVSAPERM, from the coding sequence ATGACTATGAATCCATTAGATCACATTAACGGGCTGGTTGCAGAGGCGGTAGGAGACGCTGCCGTAGCTGCCGGACTGGTGTCCCGCGAGGAGCTGCCCGCCATTACGCTGGAAGTTCCGAAGGATAAGTCGCACGGCGACTTGGCCACGAACGTAGCGATGCAGCTGACGCGGATTGCCAAGAAGAACCCGCGGCAAATCGCCGAAGCTATCCTGGAACATTTGGATACGGCAAAGGCTTCCATTGAGAAAGCGGAGATCGCCGGGCCCGGGTTTATTAACTTTACCTTGGACAAGGGGTATCTCTATCCGATCGTGGCATTGGTACAAGAGCAGGGCGATAACTACGGGCGGATCGCTACGGGCGAAGGGCAAAAGGTCCAGATGGAGTTTGTCAGCGCCAATCCAACCGGAAGCCTGCATCTTGGACATGCCCGCGGAGCGGCGGTAGGCGATGCCCTTTGCAATGTGCTTGATTTTGCAGGATACGAAGTTACGCGCGAATACTACATCAATGATGCAGGCAACCAAGTAGTGAACCTGGTTAAATCCCTCGAAGCCCGCTATTTGCAGGAGCTCGGCCAGGATGCCGAAATGCCTGAAGACGGATACCATGGCGAGGATATCAAAGGGTTTGCCAAAGAGCTCGTAGCCGAAAAAGGCGATTCCTTGCTATCGATGGATCCTGGCGAGAGAACGGCATTCCTGCGTCAATTCGGGCTTGAGAAGGAACTTGGTAAAATCAAACGCGATTTGAATCGATTCCGCGTCCATTTTGACGAGTGGTTTAGCGAAACGTCCCTGTATGAGGATGGACTGGTGGAGAAATCCCTGGAAGAACTGAAAGCCAAGGGCGAAGCTTACGAGAAGGATGGGGCAACCTGGCTCCGCACCACCGATTATGGGGATGACAAAGACCGCGTCCTCGTCAAGAATGACGGAACGTATACCTACCTGACGCCGGATATTGCGTACCACCGCAATAAATACGAGCGCGGCTATGACAAGATCCTGAATATTTGGGGAGCCGACCACCATGGTTACGTTCCGCGCATGAAGGCTGCCATGGAGGCGCTCGGCAATGACCCGGACAAACTCATCGTATTGATCGCCCAGATGGTCAGCCTGTTCCAGGACGGCGAGAAGGTGAAGATGTCCAAGCGTACCGGTAAAGCGGTCACGATGGAAGATTTGATGGATGAGGTCGGCGTGGACGCGATCCGCTATTTCTTCACCATGCGCAGCATGGATTCGCATTTGGATTTCGACATGGATCTGGCGGTGTCCACGTCCAACGAGAATCCGGTCTTCTACGTACAGTATGCGCACGCACGCATTTGCAGCGTATTCCGCCAAGCGGAGGAGCAAGGCGTTAGCCTCCTGCCGCTTGCCGACGTGAACCTGAGCGTTCTGACCGCCGAGCATGAATACGACATTTTGCGCAAAATGGGAGAACTCCCGCAGGAAGTGTCGCTTGCTGCGGAGAACTATGCACCGCACCGGCTTATCCGGTATGTATATGAACTGGCCTCCTTGTTCCACAGCTACTACAGAGCCGAACGCGTCATTACGGAAGACGCGAATCAAACGCAAGCCCGCCTTGCTTTGCTGGCAGCCGTCCGCACGGTCATTGCCAACGTGCTTCGCCTGATGGGCGTATCGGCGCCGGAACGCATGTAA
- a CDS encoding response regulator encodes MSKQSKHKVLIVDDQNGIRILLVEVFSSEGYETFQAANGKAALEIVKMHAPDLVLLDMKIPGMDGLEILKHIKQMNPDIKVIMMTAYGELDMIKEATDLGALMHFTKPFDIDEMRQAVNMQLKGTANNIG; translated from the coding sequence ATGAGCAAACAAAGCAAACACAAAGTGCTGATTGTGGATGACCAGAATGGGATCCGCATCCTGCTTGTGGAAGTGTTCAGCAGTGAAGGATATGAGACATTCCAAGCGGCGAACGGCAAGGCTGCCCTTGAAATCGTGAAGATGCATGCCCCGGATTTGGTGCTGCTGGATATGAAAATTCCTGGAATGGACGGGCTTGAGATTTTGAAGCATATTAAACAGATGAATCCGGACATTAAGGTGATCATGATGACAGCCTATGGAGAGCTTGACATGATCAAGGAAGCGACCGATCTTGGAGCGCTGATGCATTTTACCAAACCCTTCGACATCGACGAGATGCGGCAAGCCGTCAACATGCAGCTGAAAGGGACCGCGAACAACATCGGTTGA
- the rho gene encoding transcription termination factor Rho gives MDLQIADLEGMKLTDLYKLAKKYQIPYYGQLKKKELIFAILRAQAEQSGLMFMEGVLEILPEGYGFLRPINYLPSTEDIYISASQIRKFDLRTGDLVSGKCRTPKENERYFGLLQVNAVNGENPAVAAERLHFPALTPLYPQEKLVLETSPNQLSTRIMDLLAPVGLGQRGLIVAPPKAGKTLLLKEIANSISTNNPEIELFVLLIDERPEEVTDMQRSVKGEVVASTFDELPENHIKVAELVLSRALRLVEHKKDVVILLDSITRLARAYNLVIPPSGRTLSGGIDPAAFHRPKRFFGSARNVEEGGSLTILATALVETGSRMDDIIYEEFKGTGNMELHLDRRFAERRIFPAIDIRRSGTRREEVLLNKDELDTIWAIRKNMNDSADFVEGFLKKMRDSKNNAEFLASFDVNANNGGGTGTQGQTARRPSRASAATAPQS, from the coding sequence ATGGATTTACAAATAGCCGATTTGGAAGGCATGAAGCTGACGGATCTGTATAAGCTGGCCAAGAAGTATCAGATTCCTTATTATGGCCAGTTGAAGAAAAAAGAATTGATATTTGCCATTCTCCGGGCGCAGGCCGAACAGAGCGGCTTGATGTTCATGGAGGGCGTACTCGAGATTTTGCCGGAAGGATACGGTTTTCTGAGACCGATCAACTATTTGCCGAGCACGGAGGATATCTACATTTCGGCCTCCCAGATCCGCAAATTCGATTTACGGACCGGAGATTTGGTTTCTGGCAAATGCCGGACGCCGAAAGAGAACGAACGTTACTTCGGACTGCTGCAGGTCAACGCCGTGAATGGCGAGAATCCTGCCGTCGCAGCGGAACGACTACACTTCCCAGCCTTGACTCCTCTATATCCGCAAGAAAAGCTTGTTCTTGAAACATCCCCTAATCAGTTGTCAACCCGAATTATGGATCTGCTTGCACCCGTAGGTTTAGGACAACGCGGTTTGATCGTGGCACCGCCAAAAGCAGGGAAAACGCTCCTCTTGAAAGAAATCGCCAACAGCATCTCAACCAACAATCCAGAGATTGAACTGTTTGTTTTACTCATCGATGAACGGCCTGAAGAAGTGACGGATATGCAGCGTTCCGTTAAGGGTGAGGTGGTTGCTTCTACTTTTGACGAGCTTCCGGAGAACCATATCAAAGTGGCGGAACTGGTATTGTCGCGCGCCTTGCGGCTGGTGGAGCATAAGAAGGACGTGGTTATCTTGCTGGACAGCATCACCCGTCTGGCTCGTGCGTACAACCTGGTCATTCCTCCGTCCGGCCGAACGCTGAGCGGCGGTATTGATCCTGCGGCATTCCATCGTCCGAAACGTTTCTTCGGATCGGCTCGTAACGTGGAGGAAGGCGGAAGTTTGACGATCCTGGCGACAGCCTTGGTTGAAACCGGATCGCGGATGGATGATATCATTTATGAGGAATTTAAAGGCACAGGCAACATGGAGCTGCACTTGGACCGCCGCTTCGCGGAACGCCGTATTTTCCCGGCGATCGATATTCGTCGCTCCGGTACCCGGCGCGAAGAGGTGCTGCTGAACAAGGATGAACTGGATACCATTTGGGCGATCCGCAAAAATATGAACGACTCTGCCGATTTTGTGGAAGGCTTCCTTAAAAAAATGCGTGATAGCAAGAATAACGCGGAGTTCTTGGCATCATTTGACGTGAATGCCAACAACGGCGGCGGAACCGGGACTCAGGGCCAGACAGCCAGACGTCCATCGCGTGCATCTGCGGCGACGGCCCCTCAGAGCTAA
- a CDS encoding CTP synthase, translated as MTKYIFVTGGVVSSLGKGITAASLGRLLKNRGLKVTIQKFDPYINIDPGTMSPYQHGEVFVTDDGAETDLDLGHYERFIDINLSKNSNVTTGKVYSSVISKERRGEYLGGTVQVIPHITNEIKERVFRAGREAGSDVVITEIGGTVGDIESLPFLEAIRQIKSDVGRENVMYIHVTLIPYIKAAGEVKTKPTQHSVKELRSIGIQPNVIVCRTEHELSTEMKAKIALFCDIDPNAVVECRDASSLYEVPLNLRDEGLDEIVVNHLKLTTPAPDMSEWEDLVERVSKLEKTVEIAIVGKYVALHDAYLSVVESLSHAGFDANADVKIRWVNAEEITADNVEETLNGIGGILVPGGFGDRGIEGKISAIRYARERNIPFFGICLGMQVSVIEYARSILGLNGANSSEIDPATEYPVIDLLPEQKDIEDLGGTMRLGLYPCKLVPGSLAESCYQDELVYERHRHRYEFNNQYREDIEKAGLRISGTSPDGRLVEIVELPGHPWFLAVQFHPEFTSRPNRPQPLFREFVKASIQHQA; from the coding sequence GTGACAAAGTATATTTTTGTAACAGGCGGAGTCGTGTCATCTCTAGGTAAGGGAATTACCGCCGCTTCGCTCGGCAGATTGCTTAAGAACAGAGGGCTCAAGGTAACGATTCAGAAATTCGATCCGTACATTAATATAGATCCGGGCACCATGAGTCCTTACCAGCATGGCGAAGTGTTCGTTACTGACGACGGTGCGGAAACCGACCTGGACCTGGGACACTATGAGCGCTTCATCGATATTAACCTGTCGAAGAACAGCAATGTGACAACAGGAAAAGTATACTCTTCTGTTATTAGCAAGGAACGCCGGGGGGAATATTTGGGCGGCACCGTGCAGGTTATTCCTCATATTACGAACGAGATCAAGGAGCGCGTATTCCGTGCGGGCCGTGAAGCGGGTTCGGATGTGGTCATTACCGAAATCGGCGGAACGGTCGGCGATATCGAAAGCCTTCCTTTCCTGGAGGCCATCCGCCAAATCAAGAGCGATGTTGGCCGTGAGAACGTGATGTATATTCATGTAACCCTCATTCCATATATTAAGGCAGCCGGTGAAGTGAAAACGAAGCCGACGCAGCACAGCGTAAAAGAACTCCGCAGCATCGGCATTCAGCCGAATGTCATCGTGTGCCGTACGGAGCATGAGCTTTCAACCGAGATGAAAGCCAAAATCGCGCTCTTCTGCGATATCGACCCTAACGCGGTCGTAGAATGCCGCGACGCGTCCTCCCTGTATGAGGTGCCGCTGAATCTGCGCGATGAAGGCCTGGACGAAATTGTTGTCAATCATCTGAAGCTGACGACTCCTGCGCCGGATATGAGCGAGTGGGAAGATCTGGTGGAGCGCGTCTCCAAGCTGGAGAAGACCGTTGAGATTGCGATTGTCGGCAAGTATGTCGCGCTTCATGACGCCTACCTCAGCGTAGTGGAATCCCTGTCCCATGCCGGCTTTGATGCCAATGCCGACGTGAAGATCCGCTGGGTGAACGCCGAGGAAATTACGGCGGACAATGTGGAAGAGACGTTGAACGGCATCGGCGGTATTCTGGTACCTGGTGGATTTGGAGACCGGGGTATCGAAGGCAAGATCAGCGCGATCCGTTATGCCCGCGAGCGCAACATTCCATTCTTCGGTATTTGCCTTGGCATGCAAGTGTCCGTCATCGAATATGCCCGTTCGATCTTAGGTCTGAACGGCGCGAACAGCTCCGAAATTGATCCGGCTACCGAATATCCGGTTATCGACCTGCTTCCGGAGCAGAAGGATATCGAGGATCTTGGCGGAACGATGCGCCTTGGCCTGTATCCGTGCAAGCTGGTTCCGGGATCGCTTGCGGAGTCCTGCTACCAGGACGAGCTGGTTTACGAAAGACATCGTCACCGGTACGAGTTCAACAACCAATACCGTGAAGATATCGAGAAAGCGGGCCTGCGTATTTCCGGTACTTCACCGGACGGACGCCTGGTCGAGATCGTGGAGCTGCCAGGACATCCTTGGTTCCTCGCCGTGCAATTCCATCCGGAATTCACTTCCCGTCCGAACCGTCCGCAGCCATTGTTCCGTGAATTTGTAAAAGCCTCGATCCAGCATCAGGCATAA
- the fba gene encoding class II fructose-1,6-bisphosphate aldolase, whose product MPLVSMTDMLNKALEGKYAVGQYNINNLEWTYAILEAAEQEKSPVILGVSEGAARYMGGFSTVVHMVKGLMEDLKVTVPVAIHLDHGSSVEKCKEAIDAGFTSVMIDDSHSPIETNIATTKQVVEYAHAKGVSVEAEVGMVGGQEDDVIGDVMYAKLDDCVRIVNETGIDTLAPALGSVHGPYKGEPNLGFKEMEEIRDAVKLPLVLHGGTGIPTHDIKKAISLGTSKINVNTENQISFTKVVREVLAAKPEAYDPRTFLKPGREAIKETVVGKIREFGSNNQA is encoded by the coding sequence ATGCCATTAGTATCAATGACAGACATGCTGAACAAAGCACTCGAAGGTAAATATGCTGTTGGTCAATACAACATCAACAACCTGGAGTGGACATATGCAATTCTTGAAGCGGCTGAGCAAGAGAAATCGCCGGTAATTCTTGGTGTTTCCGAAGGCGCAGCTCGTTACATGGGTGGATTCAGCACCGTTGTACACATGGTAAAAGGTTTGATGGAGGACCTGAAAGTTACAGTTCCTGTTGCCATTCACCTTGACCACGGTTCAAGTGTTGAGAAATGTAAAGAAGCAATCGATGCAGGGTTCACTTCGGTTATGATCGATGATTCCCACAGCCCGATTGAGACGAATATTGCAACAACGAAACAAGTGGTTGAGTATGCTCACGCCAAAGGCGTTTCCGTTGAAGCCGAAGTCGGCATGGTCGGCGGACAAGAGGATGACGTTATCGGCGACGTAATGTACGCGAAGCTTGACGACTGCGTGCGCATCGTGAACGAGACAGGCATCGACACATTGGCGCCTGCGCTTGGTTCTGTCCATGGTCCTTACAAAGGCGAACCAAACCTTGGGTTTAAAGAGATGGAAGAGATTCGCGATGCTGTGAAACTTCCATTGGTGCTTCATGGCGGTACGGGCATCCCGACGCATGACATCAAGAAAGCTATCTCCTTGGGTACTTCCAAAATCAACGTTAACACCGAGAACCAAATCTCGTTCACCAAAGTTGTTCGTGAAGTGCTTGCCGCTAAACCGGAAGCTTACGATCCGCGCACATTCCTGAAACCAGGCCGCGAGGCAATCAAGGAAACCGTTGTCGGCAAAATCCGTGAGTTTGGTTCCAACAATCAAGCTTAA